The proteins below come from a single Dermacentor albipictus isolate Rhodes 1998 colony chromosome 7, USDA_Dalb.pri_finalv2, whole genome shotgun sequence genomic window:
- the LOC135916064 gene encoding uncharacterized protein — translation MASSHLVGLFLCLLAASVAAIPEKCQIPDEDWEELVDQFLAKIPNDYTFSGPHDATKHNEVLSGFTVGDITLSGLANLKRYGTVRVYCKNGKPVVDIVMGSHVPMKMSLPWKYCGGKTGFLGTQAKHVKVCIGFDVEQVDGKVALRPVRVSPKWIETMDVKLEGAGDVVNTVAHLMGKLMPAFVKDFWIENLPWRMHKILEEIAK, via the exons ATGGCGTCGAGTCATCTAgtgggcttgtttctgtgcttGCTAGCAGCAAGTGTTGCAGCGATTCCAG AAAAATGCCAAATCCCGGATGAAGACTGGGAAGAGCTGGTCGACCAGTTCCTTGCCAAGATTCCCAACGACTACACATTTTCCGGCCCGCATGACGCCACCAAACACAACGAAGTGCTCTCCGGCTTCACGGTTGGTGACATCACGCTGAGCGGCCTCGCCAATCTCAAGCGGTACGGAACTGTTCGCGTGTACTGCAAGAACGGCAAGCCTGTCGTGGACATAGTCATGGGTTCGCATGTGCCAATGAAGATGTCCCTTCCGTGGAAGTACTGCGGTGGCAAGACGGGTTTCTTGGGCACCCAAGCCAAGCACGTCAAAGTTTGCATCGGCTTCGACGTTGAGCAAGTCGACGGCAAGGTGGCACTTCGACCAGTCAGGGTCTCGCCCAAGTGGATCGAGACCATGGACGTCAAGCTGGAAGGCGCTGGAGATGTGGTCAATACGGTGGCACACTTGATGGGCAAGCTGATGCCAgcctttgtcaaggacttctggATCGAGAACCTGCCATGGAGGATGCACAAGATACTCGAGGAGATTGCAAAATAA